The genomic window GATCTCGATGCCGACGGGTGTCGTACGATCAAGATCGGCACTCGCGACCACGCCGACCGACGCGGCAGTTTCGGCGAGATACAGCGAGATGCCGCCGTTCATAATGCCGACGTACTGATGAACTTTTGGCGTTACTTCCATTTCGAGGACGACACGTTCGCCGGATGCCTCGATGATCTTGACGCCGAGGAACTGCATCAGCTCATTCTCCGCCGTCTCTTTCATCAACTTTGCTCTATCCATTATGAAAACACCATCTACTTGCCGACACGCTTTCTCGCCGCTGTCAGCGCGGCCTTCACATTCGATGGCGATGTGCCGCCGACGGCGGATTTCGACGCAAGCGTTGCATCGGGCAAAAGTTCATCAAAAACCGACTTTTCCACCGCATCTGAGAACTGCCGCAGCTCTTCAAGCGAAAGTCCTCCCAGCTCAACACCCTTGCTTATGGCGAAAAGCACCGCCTTGCCGACCGCTGCGTGTGCGGTGCGGAACGGCACGCCCTTTTTTACAAGATAATCTGCCAATTCGGTGGCGTTGAGGTAACCAGTCGTCGCCGCGGCCAATGCGGCATCTTCATTCAGCGACGCATTATCGATCACCGTTGCGGCCGCCCGCAGAGAGATCGCCGCCGTATCAACGATATCGAAAACGGCCTCTTTGTCCTCCTGCATATCCTTGTTATAGGCAAGCGGCAGCCCTTTCATAATGGTCAAAAGGCCGACGAGCGATCCAAAAACGCGGCCAGACTTTCCGCGCAGAAGTTCAAGCGCGTCGGGATTTTTCTTCTGCGGCATTAGGCTCGAACCCGACGAAACAGCGTCGCTCAGCGTCATGAACCCGAATTCCGAAGAGCAATAAAGGATCATATCCTCGGCAAGCCGCGAAAGGTGCACCATCATCAGTGCCGCGGCCGCAGCGAACTCGACCGCAAAGTCGCGGTCCGAGACAGCATCAAGGCTGTTTGGCGATATCGCTTCGAACCCCAGATCACGCGCAACCGCTTCCCTGTCGATCGGAAAGCCTGTCCCCGCAAGAGCACCGGAGCCGAGCGGCATCACATTCACACGTTTTCGAGCATCCGCAAGACGCGCCGCATCGCGCTCAAGCATTTCGAAATACGCGAGGCACCAATGAGCGAACATTACGGGCTGTGCCCTCTGCAGATGCGTGTAGCCCGGGATCACGGCTTCGGAATGCCGCTCGGCGAACGCGATCAACGAGCGTTGCGCGTCCGTGATATATGCCCCGAGCGTGTCGATCTCGCCGCGCAGCCAAAGCCGAAAGGCCGTCGCCACCTGATCGTTGCGGCTACGGCCGGTGTGGAGTTTGCGGCCCGCGTCGCCTATCTTCGCGATCAACCGAGCCTCGATAAAGGAATGGACGTCCTCTGATGCCGCTTCAAAATAGGCATCACCTGCTTGATCGTATTCCCGAAGCATTTCACTAAGACCGTCGCGTATCGAGCGAAACTCGTCTTCGGTCAAAACAGCCGCGCGCCTAAATCCGCCGGCGTGAGCTATGCTTGCCGTAATATCTGCCGCAAAAAGCCGCCGATCGAACGAGAATGACTCGTTGAACTTAGTAAATACTTCATTCGGCTCTTCGGTAAAACGGCCGCCCCAAAGCTGTCCTGAGTTGCTCATTAAAATCACTCTGCAGTTATAATTGTAGGTTGATTTATGAATATTGGCTAACCTATGCAAAAAATAAACAAAGTAGTGCTTGCCTATTCGGGCGGCTTGGATACATCGGCGATGCTCCTTTGGCTAAAGGAGACTTACGGGTGCGAGGTGATCTGCTATACGGCGGATGTAGGGCAGGGCGAGGAGCTTGACGGCCTTGAGGAGAAGGCTATCGCAACAGGTGCTTCGAAGCTTTATACCGAGGACCTTCGCGAGGAGTTCGTAAAGGATTTCGTGTGGACGGCGGTCAAGGCAAACGCACTTTACGAAGGCGTTTATCTGCTCGGCACATCGCTTGCACGCCCCGTTATCGCAAAACGCCAGATCGAGATCGCCCAAAAGGAAGGCGCGGATGCCGTCGCACACGGAGCCACGGGCAAGGGCAACGATCAAGTGCGTTTCGAGCTTACATATTATGCTCTGCAGCCGAATATCAAGGTCGTCGCACCGTGGCGGCATTGGGATTTCAAGGGCCGCTCCGACCTGATCGCGTACTGTGAAAAACACGGAATTCCGGTAACAGCCACCGCCGAAAAGCCGTATTCGATGGATCGGAACCTTATGCACGTCAGCTACGAGGGCGGCATTCTCGAGGATCCGTGGGCGGCCCCTCCCGAAGATATCTTCCTTATGACACGCTCGCCCGAGAACGCTTCTGATACGGTACGCGAGATCACGATAACGTTCGAGAAAGGCGAGCCTGTCGCGATCGACGGTGTGTCCTACGGCGCCGTAGATATGCTCTCCGCGCTAAACCATCTGGGCGGCGAACACGGCATCGGCCGCGTCGATCTGGTCGAGAATCGCTTTGTCGGAATGAAGTCGCGCGGCGTATATGAAACGCCCGGCGTTACCATTCTACAAACGGCGCACCGCGCACTCGAGTCCATAACAATGGATCGCGAGGTAACGCGGCTCCGCGACAGCCTCAGCACGAAATTTGCCGAGTCGGTCTATTACGGATTTTGGTTCGCACCCGAATTCGAGATCCTCCGCTCAATGATCGACCAAACACAAGAGCCGGTCAGCGGCGATGTTCGCCTGAAACTCTACAAGGGTAATGTGATCGTTACGGGCCGCCGCTCGCCGAATTCGCTGTACCGCGAACGCGTAGTTACCTTCGAGGACGATGCGGGGGCTTACGACCAACACGATGCCGAAGGGTTCATCAAGCTCCAAGCCCTGCGTTTGCGGCTGCGAAATATGGAGTGAAGGTCGTCATCGCAGCGCCACTTTTACCCGCATCGGCCTCAGAAATGGCTTGATAATTGAATGCTTCCTATGATATCTACATAGCTATCTTGAAAGTTTAACCGATAATATTCCCGACCACGCACCGAAATGTTTTCCGGCAGATCGCTGCATTCGTCCGAGAATATTCTTTGTTCCGCATTGTCGATGTCGCCGCCGGTGAACGGATATGATATTTCGGTCAGTTTTTTCTGCAAAAGACGTGAGGTTCGCACGTCTTACTTCGGATACGTTCCGGAATGAGGTCAGGGAATGCTCCCGCTCAGACTGTCCGACTCGGTCATCGGCAATAGTGCCGCTTTTGTTCAAATTTTAGATCCAATTCGGAGGTTATATGGCTGGTATTGACGAAAAGCAGATCAAAAAAGATGGAAGGGCCATCTGGAACTACCTGATCAGTTACTACTCGAAAAAGCTCCCAAAAGATCAGGTCGCGGATAAGCTTAACAAGATCACTGAAAAGATAGCACAGAAGCTCGGAATGGGCGGCTACTTCAACGTCTTGACCGGCAACTTGCCGGGTGCCAAGCTCGCAAGCTTTACCGCAAGCTGGATGAAGCTGATGTACTTCGAGGGATATTTCTCAGCCAATCCGGGAGACAACCCGTACGATCCGGCAACCCAAGAAGACGAGTACGCTGAATATCTGCTCTACTCTTGGGGACGCGGAAAGCCGGGCTATAAATACTTTGACGTCGCAGCGGCCTACAATCCGAACTACAAGAAAAAGTAATCGCTGCGGTCATTCATTGCTAAAGTTATCCGGATGCGTGTTCTGCAGGCGGCCCTTGTCTATTTCGTTTCCGTTTTTGCGGTCGGTTTCTTGATGGGTGTTATACGTGTTCTGCTGATCGTGCCGCGTATCGGCGAGCGTTGGGCTGAGCTTGCAGAACTTCCGTTAATGATCGCTGCTTCCGCCGCGATCGCGTATCTTCTTTTTGCGCGCGCCAAATTCAGCCTGAACAGGCTAGCCTGTGCGGGCTTTCTTGCACTTGTATTTCTGGTATCTGCCGAGGTCGCGGTAAATGCTGCATCCGGACGCTCTCTCTCTCAATATATCACCGGCCGCGACCCTGTTTCCGGCCTTGCGTACGCCGTCTCGCTTTTATTGTTCGGCTTGATGCCGTTGGCGATAGGCCTGCGACGGCAAAGCTGATAACATCAGCTTTGAAGCATCGGCCCGGAACCGGATATGGCATTTCTTGATAAAAAGATCCCGCCGCCCGTGATCGCATTGGCAAGCCTCGCCATCGTGTGGGGTATCGCCCGTCTTTTCCCGACGCTGTCCTTTTCATCGCAATATCTGCTTCCGACAGCATCGCTGATCGCGGCCGCGGGCTTTTTGCTCGCACTGTGGGGCATTGTCACGTTTCGGCGTGCAGGCACTACATTAAATCCTCACACACCCGAAAATACCGATATGATCGTCCGGAACGGCCCGTTCCGCTTCACCCGCAATCCGATGTATCTCGGCCTTGCGATCGGCTTGGCAGCAGCCTGCATCTTCTTTGGGAATCCGCTGTCGGTGATCGGCTTGGCGGCATTCGTCGCCTATATGACACAATTCCAAATAAAAGCCGAAGAGCGTGCCATTGAGAAAAAATTCGGCACGCCCTACGTTGAATATCGCTCGTCCGTGCGGCGATGGCTTTAGCCACGCCCTCAGCTCAGAAATCCGCGAAACTTCGCTGAGTTTGCCGTGTAGCCCGGAAATATCTTTGCCAGATCGCGTACGCCCATATGCTTGAGCGAGGCTTCTGCGAAGATGTCTCGAAAATCGGTTGTAACGTCGAGGTCTCGGCCTTCGTACAGTTTATCGGACGCAAGGCCGCGAAAATCGCCGTAGATCTTGCCACCTTTGACAGAATTGCCGATCGCGAACATCGTATTCGCATGGCCGTGGTCAGTGCCGCGTCCGCCATTCTCTCGCACGGTGCGGCCGAATTCGCTCATCGTAAGAACGATCACGTCATCCATTCGCTTGCCGAGATCAGCGGTAAAAGCCGCTATCGACTGCGAGAATATCCGCAAGAAATTGGCGAGCTGGCCGCGGCCACTGCCTTCATTCGTATGCGTATCCCAACGAATATCGCTCCCCGTATCCGTAAATGCTACCTCGAGGCCGACGCCGGCCTTAATGAGCTGAGCGATCTGCCGGAGTGAGCGGCCAAGCTGGCTGTTCGGATACTGTGCGCCGTTCTCGGGTTTGTACTGTCCGGGGGCCGCCCGCTTTAGGAAATCGACAGCCTCGAACGTCTCCTTTCCTGTCCCTTCGAGCGTATCCTTGACGTTCTGTTCGTAGATCCCTTCAAATCCATTTTTCAGGTCGGAGCTGAAAACGCCCGCCTTGATGGAAAAGTCGTTGAGATTCGCCATAGCCACCGACGGAGCCTTGCCGTACAATGAACGCGGCAGCACGGGTGTCATAGAAACTGCGCGGAATGGCGACGATCCCTTATCCTTCGATTGCTGCAAGAGTCTGTTGAGCCAGCCGTCCCTTGTGCTTTTTACGCCGGGCGTGGCCGATTCCATATAGTCCTGTGCGTCAAAATGCGAACGCGTATTGTCAGGCGAACCGACGGCGGTCAGTGCGGCAAGATTTCCTGCATCCCAAAGCGGCTTGAACGCAGCCATCGCCGGATGCAGGCCGAACGTGTCATCGAGTTTTATAACGCCATCCGAATCGCCCGGCTTCTTTACGGCGATGGTCGGACGAAGCCTGTAGTATTCGCTTTCGCCGTATGGTACGAGCACATTCAGCCCGTCAACGGCTCCGCGTTGGAAGATCGTGACGATGATCTTTTTTCTTTTTGAGTCCTTTGCCGCGGTCTGTGCGGCCGCAAATTGATGAAGAAAATCGGGAGCGGCTGCCATCAGCCCAAAACTCGCCAATCCGATGCCGCTTGCTTTCAAAAAATAACGCCTATCCATAAAACTCCTCGCGTAGCGTTCAATGTCACCATATTAGACGCATCGGCGGTCGAATTGGCCTATCTAATGATTATCTCATCAACAAAAATGTACGCGTCAAAACCGGCACCGGGATGCCACGCGGGGATCTTGCCGAGATTTTTTGCCTTTACGCGGACGTAGCGGGCAGAGACGGGCGTGATCTTTCTAAGGTAATCGCGAGTGATCGGTGTCATATCCTCGACCGGGACATCCGTCTTGATCTCGGCGACCGGGCGGAAATTCACGCCGTCGTCCGAGACCTCGAACCCGACTGTCGTCGGCATCCATATCCAGGAGCGCGCGACCTGAAGGAATCCGCCGCCGACCTCGCTGATCTTTGTTGGCCGCTTCATATCGACAACGGCCTCGAAATCCTGCCCTTGATAGCCTTGCCATTCACCGGACGCAAAATTCACAGTTCCGCGAATACCGTCGATCAGCCCCTCGTCCCCGCCTCCGTTGTACTGACTGCTGTAATGCGACAGTATCTTTACAGACCAGTCATTCGGACGTTTGTAAAATGTTGCGGAGACCTCGGGGCTTTTTATGCCGTCGCCGTTCTCGGCGGTGGCGGTGATGGTCGTCGTCTCAGATATCGGGATGCCTTCGCAGCACATCGAACGCCACGTCCTGTTATCGCGATCATCCTTCCACGAAATGATGGCTCCGCCCACAGGCGGTTCGATCTTTACTAGCGTTTTGTCCGTGAATATACGTTCGCCCTCGATGACAGGCACTGCGGTCGTCGAAATATCTATCGACGAAACAGGAAAGTGATCAAATGCGGTCTTGACCGGCTGATCGATCATTGAGAACTCGAGCACGCCGCCGCGCATAATATCTTCGTGCGTGATAAATGCTTTTTTGTACGGTGCACCGTTGAACTTAGCGTTGAGAATGTATTTGTTCGCCTGCGACACGTTCTTTGCACGAACGGTGAAGGTCTTTCCGTTCTCCAGATTGAATTTCAACTCGGGGAAAAGCGGCGTGCCGAAAGCGTAGATGCCGCTGCCCGGCGTTACCTCATAAAATCCCGCGGCGCTCATGATGTACCACGCCGACATCTGGCCGCAGTCCTCGTTGCCGATCAGGCCGTCGGGCGTAGGCTTGTAAAATTCATCGAGGATCTGCCGAACGTACTTCTGCGTTTTCCACGGCTCGTGAGCGTAATCGTAAAGATAGGCGATGTGGTGCGAAGGCTCGTTGCCGTGCGCGTACTGGCCGATCAGGCCGGTGATGTCGGGTTGGACGCGACCTGTCAGCTTATCCTTCGTCGTGAACAATTCATCGAGCTTCGCTGCGAACTTCTCACGGCCGCCCATCAATTCCATCAGCCGCGACACATCCTGCGGAACGAAGAATGTGTAAACCCACGAATTGCCCTCGGTAAAATTGAACGTCACCTCATTCGGAGCGAACGGCGAGACAAATCCGCCGTTCCTTTTCGGCCGCATAAAGCCGGTCGAAGGGTCGAAAAGGTTCTCGAAATATTGAGCACGCTGGATGTACTTTTTGAAGTCATCCTGGTAGGCCTGCTTCTCTATGTCGATCGGAAAGTGTGCCACGCCCTTGCTATCAATGTTCGCTTTCGGGGCGTTCTTTGTTGGCTTTTGGTCGCGAAGGAACATTACCTTCGCCATCTGCGCGATGCACCAGTCGTCGTACGCGTATTCGAGCGTTTTCGAGACGGACTCGTTCTCGTCCTCCATCGAGATGTAGCCCCGTTTTTTGTATGCGGCGAGGCCGAAATGGTCGAGTTCGGCGCTGTGTTTCGCGGCCTCATACGCCTTTTCGTAATCGAAGCCTTTGATGCCTTTTGCCATCGCGTCGGCGATAACTGAGACGGCGTGATAGCCGATCATCGTGTCGGTCTCTTCGCCCCACAGTTCCCAGACAGGCAGCCGTCCGCCCTGCTCATATTGGCGTATGAATGTGTTGATAAAATCGACCGTGCGTTTTTGATCGATGATCGTATAAAGCGGATGCGCCGCCCGGAACGTGTCCCAAAGCGAGAAGACAGTGTATTGCTCCGACGGAACGCGGACACTCTTGTCCGCATGAGCGTCGTTTCGACGCGAACGAGCGTGTGTGTTGCGAACTTTTTGCTTGGCCGCGACCGTTTCGCCGGAGGAACCGGCGATGCGGACAGGAGTGTCCGCGTTCCGTAGGCTATGAACTTTCCCGTCGTGGCCGCGATATTTCCCTTCCACATCACTAAAAACATTCGGCTGGATCGCGGTGTGGTACAACGCCGTGTAAAAGTTCGTCATTTGAGCGTCGGTGCCGCCCGAAACCGCGATCTTGCTCAGCTCTTTATTCCACGCCGCTTTTGCATCGGCCCGAACCTTGTCAAAATCCCAGCCGGGAAGTTCTGCTTCGAGGTTCTTCCGCGCACCTTCGATGGAAACGTAAGAGATCGCAACTTTTATAAGTATCTGTCGATTCTCGGGCCTACCGAAGGGAAAAGCAACTCGGATGTGTTCACCCAAACTACTGTCTATCCAATCTTGATCTTTCGTGATATGAGGCGTTGGGTAGGTGTATTCTTCGTACCAATACGGTGCAGCGAAGCGTTCGGAGAACTGGGCGACAAAGTATACGGTCTGATCCTTCGCCCATGAAGAAGAACGTCGCCATCCCTCAACTCGATCTCCCTTGACATCGATCTGTGACATCAACGTCTTGTCGCGCCACGTCAAATCGAGTGTGATTTTCGCTTCGCTGTTGGCCGGGAAAGTGTATCGGTGCAGGCCAACTCGCTTTGTCGCCGTCATCTCTGCCAGAATTGCGTCATCGTCCAATTTTACGGAGTAGTACCCAGGCTCGGCCTTCTCGTTCGCGTGCGAGAATTTCGAGGCGTAGCCGTTTACCGACTTATCGCCCTCCTTCGCAAAGAACTGCGGCTCTCCGACCGTCGGCATAAACAGAATATCGCAACCATCCGGGATGCCCGTGCCGCTCAAGTGCGTGTGTGAGAAGCCGTAGATGATGTCGTCGGAATAGTGGTAGCCGGATGAGCCGTCCCAGTTGTCGATGCGTGTGTCGGGCGAGAGCTGCACCATCCCGAACGGGATGGTCGCACCGGGAAATGTGTGCCCGTGGCCGCCCGTACCGATGAAAGGGTTTACCCAGCGGGTGTAGTCGCGCGTCTGCGCGGAGACCGATGGCAGTAAGCAGGAAGCCGTGAGCAGAAGTAGCCCGCAGAATCGCAGAGCCGCAGAGAAGGGAAGTTTCCCGCAGAGACGCAGAGGCGCAGAGAAGAAACGCTTAGATGCAAAGGGAATTCGTTGTTTCATATTGGCATTAGCCTCGTTTGCATTATCGCCATTTGATGATCGTGAAAGCGATCTGTCGATAGTTCTCATTCTCATACAGAACTCCGATACGGCGTTTGTCGATCACGACGATATCCGAATACCCGGTCGGATCGTTTTTCGCGTCAACGCCTCGATCGACGGGGAAGCCGCGGCTCCAGGTTTTGCCTTCGTCGCGGCTGATCCGCAGCGTAAGGTTGTTTCGAAATTTTTGATCGGCATTGTTCGCAAAAGCGATCGTGTTGCCGCCGATCGAGAGCAAGCTGCCCTGGCAGACCGGATCTGGAAGCTGCGTGTCAAAGCCTGCTGATTCCCATGTCGCGCCGCCGTCGCTGCTTCGTGCCGAAATACGATATTTCTGATCGCCTCGTTGATTACGTGCGTTAAAAAGCACACCGCCGTTAGGTAATTCGGCGGCCGTTGCCTCGTTGCTGCCCTTGATGCCAATGTCGGCGCTTATCTTGAACGTCTTGCCGTGATCGTCCGAGTAGAACGCCGCGGCCATGTAATCCGAAAAGTCCTTTTGGGGTTCGCCTGCCGAATAGTTGATCGGGACAAAAAGCCTGCCTTTGTATTTGCCTGTTGTGAGTTGGATCGCATGGCCGGGCGTATTCGCATAAGCACGCCAATCGGTGCGTTTGACCTGTGCGGTGATATTCACGGCCTCCGACCACGTGCGGCCGTCATCGACCGAAGTTTTGTACCAAACCTCACGCGTTCCCTTGCCGAGGCGTACCTGAGGCTCTGTCGCATCGCCTGTGTTGTAGAACAAGAAGATCCGACCTTTCGGATATCGCTTGTCCAAGAGATCGACGACCGGAGCCGGATTCCCTGCCTGCAGGCGGCCGTTATCGACGACCTCCTGCAGCGCTGACCAGGTCTTGCCGTTGTCGCTGCTTGTCTTCAGGACGATGTTGACGTCGCCGAAATCACCTGCGCCGTCACGGCGTCCTTCGGCGAACGCAAGGAGTTTGCCCGAAGGCGATCTGACGATCGCGGGAATGCGATACGATGCGTTGCCGTCGCTGCCGCTCGTGAACACGACCGTCTTTTGCGCAAAAACGGTCGCGGAAAGTACGAGGATGAGCAGCAAGGCCTTTTTCATTTTGTTTCGTAAAGTATCTCGGGCCCGGCCTTCAAGGTTCGCGTGCCCTTGTTCTCGAGGTCGAGGACAACGATCGAGTTCCGGCCTTTTTTGAGCCAACCGATCGGAAGGTATAGCGACTGCTGCGGTCCGATGCTCCAGAATCGCCCGAGGTGGTGGCCGTTCACCCAAACGTGGCCTTTGCCCCAACCGCGCATATCGAGAAATGTGTCGCCGAGTTCCTTGAGCGTGAACGAACCGCGAAACAGAACCGGGTCGGACATGCCGCGTTTGAATTTCACCCGTCGAAGATCATTGAATGTGAGCGGGATCATTCCCCAATTCCGCAGCTCGCGGCCGTCGAGTGTCACCTTTCCGGTAATGCCCTTGCGATCGAGAACGAGATCGTTCCCCCAGTTAATTCGGCCCATATTCTCGATAAGAACCTCGAGCACATCGCCCTTTCGTGCGTCGATGCCGATCGACTGTTCCTTAAGCCGTCGGTCGAGCTTGCCGACAAACTTGTGGTTCACGAAGACGTGCGAATAGTCGTGCTGTTCGGCGAACTGAAGCTTTCCCCTATCGTCCGCATCGAAGCGGTGACGGTAGAGCACGAACCCGTGCGCCTGCCCAAGCTGCTCCATTGTTTTCGGTTCCGCTGAGCGAATCGGCTTGCCGAACGTCCTCACGGCATCGGCGAGCGTTGCGAACTCATCGAGTCGGATCTCAGGGATCGTGATGAACTTCGTCTCATCTCTTAACGATGGAAATCGCTCGTCGGGAAAATGCCGTTTCAAAACTTCGCGAAGTGCGAAATATTTTGGCGTCGGCCGTCCGGCAGAATCGAGGGCGCCGTCATATCCGTAATCAGAAGTATCGGGCTGGAACGGAACATCATTAGAATAATTCGCTCCGGCCATATAGCCGAACGACCATCCGCCGTGAAACATATAAAGGCTGAAGGAAATGCCGTTCGCGAGAAGGCGGTCGACGCCTTTTGCCACAGCATCGGGATCGACGGTGTGATGCTTATCGCCCCAGTGGTCGAACCAGCCGGTGTAGTATTCGCCGACCATACGCGGTATGCCCGGGCGGAATTTTGCAAGCATGTCGAATTGTGCGATCGGTTCCGGACCGGTTCCGAAATTGATCACGGGTAGGACGTCGGGTAAGGTGCCGCCCCTTAGGGTCCATTCTTCAGGACCGTCGGCGGTAAACAGCGGTACGGTGAAGCCCGCGTCGATGATGCTCGTCTTTACGGCGTTCAGATAATCCTTGTCGTTGCCGAAGAAACCGTATTCGTTCTCGACCTGCACCATTATGATATTGCCGCCGTTCTGGATCTGGAGCGGGGCGAGCTGTCGCCCGACCTCTTTCATATATCGAGTCGATGCGGCCAGAAATCGCGGGTCTTTCGTACGGATCTGCATCTTGCCGTCACGGACGAGCCATGCGGGCAATCCGCCGAAGTCCCATTCGGTGCATATGTACGGCCCGGGGCGGATGATCAAAAGCAGGCCTTCTTCCTGAGCGATCTTTGCAAAGCGGGCAACATCGAGCGCGCCCGAAAAATCGAATTTGCCCGGGCTCGGTTCGTGTAGATTCCAGAAAACGTAGGTTGTTATCGCATTCAGGCCCATCGCCTTCGCTTTGCGAAAGCGGTCGCGCCAATGTTCGGGCGGAACTCGCGGATAGTGCATCTCGCCCGAGCGTATGACGACCGGTTTGCCGTCGAGGAGGAAATTCGTGCCGCTGATAGAGAAGCTCCGGCCCTGTCCCGCCACGGCAACCGCGGCAAGAATTAGTAGTACAAGAGCCAAGAAGATCTTCATATCAAACCATCTCAATGCACGAATTCCCCGCCGTATGCTTGATTCAATCCACGCCCTTTTATGCCGTAGCGGAAACGGAAATACGCATCGCCGCCGCGGTGGTTGTAGCGAAGCGATATTTTGTGCGGCCCGGCCTTTAGCGGAACGATCGCCGATTTGATCGAACTGTTCTTCGTTCCGGCCTCATCAATGACCTTCTTTTCATCAAATACGAGAGTTGCGTCCCACGTCGAATCGATCAGAAGTTCGTAAACGCCGTCTTCGGGAATGTTTAGATATCCATCGAATGTCACGGCGAATGGTTTTGTCAGATCGAATGTTTTTGCGAATTGGTTCAGCATTATCGAACGCGTTTCGCCTGTGCGA from Chloracidobacterium sp. includes these protein-coding regions:
- a CDS encoding beta-galactosidase yields the protein MKIFLALVLLILAAVAVAGQGRSFSISGTNFLLDGKPVVIRSGEMHYPRVPPEHWRDRFRKAKAMGLNAITTYVFWNLHEPSPGKFDFSGALDVARFAKIAQEEGLLLIIRPGPYICTEWDFGGLPAWLVRDGKMQIRTKDPRFLAASTRYMKEVGRQLAPLQIQNGGNIIMVQVENEYGFFGNDKDYLNAVKTSIIDAGFTVPLFTADGPEEWTLRGGTLPDVLPVINFGTGPEPIAQFDMLAKFRPGIPRMVGEYYTGWFDHWGDKHHTVDPDAVAKGVDRLLANGISFSLYMFHGGWSFGYMAGANYSNDVPFQPDTSDYGYDGALDSAGRPTPKYFALREVLKRHFPDERFPSLRDETKFITIPEIRLDEFATLADAVRTFGKPIRSAEPKTMEQLGQAHGFVLYRHRFDADDRGKLQFAEQHDYSHVFVNHKFVGKLDRRLKEQSIGIDARKGDVLEVLIENMGRINWGNDLVLDRKGITGKVTLDGRELRNWGMIPLTFNDLRRVKFKRGMSDPVLFRGSFTLKELGDTFLDMRGWGKGHVWVNGHHLGRFWSIGPQQSLYLPIGWLKKGRNSIVVLDLENKGTRTLKAGPEILYETK